The Pseudomonadota bacterium DNA segment GGACATAGAGATCCGGCGCCACGGCAGACACGATCTTCTCGTCGTCCAGGCGGCGCGGTGGCCGGGGCCGTTCTACGTGAAGGCGGACGGGCCGGAGCACGGCGTGTACGTGCGCCTTGGTTCGACGAATCGCAGAGCCGACGGCGAGACCGTGGACAGGTTGCGGCGCGAGGCGCGCGACCGGGCGTTCGATCTCCTCCCGTGCATCGGCGCCGATGTCGACGACCTCGACATGGACGCGATCCGGCGGGCGTTCGCCGCGGTCGGGCACGAGATCGACGCCACCAAGCTGGAAAGCCTCGGCGTGCTCATCCGGTACGGGCGGGCGCGCGTGCCGTCCAACGGCGGCGTGCTCCTGTTCGGCTGCGACGAGGTGCGGCAGCGCCACTTCCCGGACGCGCAGTTCCGGTGCGCGCGGTTCGTCGGCCCGGCGGGCGCGCAGTTTCTCGACCAGCTCGACGTCGAGGGGCCGGTGCTCGCGGGCATCGACGAGGTGGTCAAGTTCATCCGGCGCAACACGCGCCTCGGCTCCAAGATCGAAGGGATGCGGCGGCAGGATATCCCCGAGTACCCGCCGCGCGCGTTGCGCGAGGCGCTCGTCAACGCGGTGGCGCACACGGATTACAGCGTCTCGGGCATGAATCTCCGCGTCGCGGTGTACGACGATCGGCTCGTCGTCGAGAACCCGGGCGCGCTGCCGTTCGGCCTCACGGTCGCGGACCTCAAGGCGGGCGTGAGCCGGATCCGCAACCCGGTGATCGCCCGCGTGCTGCGCGAGCTGGAGCTGATGGAGAAGTGGGGCAGCGGTTACCAGCGGATGCGCGACGAGTGCGGCCCGAACGGCTACCCGCTGCCCGAGTGGGTCGAGCTGTCCGCAGCGGTGCGGTGCGTATTCAAGCCGCATCCGGAAGCCGCCAAGGCCGTTGCAGGGACATCGCGTGTCCCCGCAAATGTCCCCGCAAATGTCCCCGCAGGCGCCGGGCTGAACGAGCGGCAGCGATGGTTCCTGGAGCGGATCACGGCCGATGATCCGATCCGGCCCCGGCACGTCGTCGAGCGGTTCGGCGTGACCGAGAAGACCGCCAAGCGCGACGTCGCCGAGCTGACCCGTCTCGGCCTCGTCGCGTTCGTCGGGCCGACCAAGACAGGAAGATATCTTCTGCGTCAAGGAAAGCACGAGTCATAGCGCTGCCGGTCGGTAGCCGCGGGGAACCCGGCAAAGCCTTCTTGGAAGGTTACGACACCTTCGCCACCTTCGCGACACCCCGCGGCGAGCCGGGTTGCAGGGGTGCGCAATCGATCCATACTTGTTCCGTGCTGCGGGGGCTGGGGGCGGAGACGCCATGTTGAAGATGATGAGCGCGACCCCTCCGTTCGGGTCCTCCTGCCAGAGTTGCGCGGCGTCGATCCTCGGCGCCGAGGATCAGGGAACGAACGAGCACGGGCGCCGCGTCCGCAAGTACTGCCGGCGCTGCTACCGGGACGGCCGCTTCGTCGAGCCGGAGCTGACCGCCGAGGGCAT contains these protein-coding regions:
- a CDS encoding helix-turn-helix domain-containing protein; its protein translation is MELKEMLKAAEGKSLEFKRDLSSLKPILKTLVAFANTAGGALVIGRDDDGKVRGVPDAVAEEERLASAIADGILPVLLPDIEIRRHGRHDLLVVQAARWPGPFYVKADGPEHGVYVRLGSTNRRADGETVDRLRREARDRAFDLLPCIGADVDDLDMDAIRRAFAAVGHEIDATKLESLGVLIRYGRARVPSNGGVLLFGCDEVRQRHFPDAQFRCARFVGPAGAQFLDQLDVEGPVLAGIDEVVKFIRRNTRLGSKIEGMRRQDIPEYPPRALREALVNAVAHTDYSVSGMNLRVAVYDDRLVVENPGALPFGLTVADLKAGVSRIRNPVIARVLRELELMEKWGSGYQRMRDECGPNGYPLPEWVELSAAVRCVFKPHPEAAKAVAGTSRVPANVPANVPAGAGLNERQRWFLERITADDPIRPRHVVERFGVTEKTAKRDVAELTRLGLVAFVGPTKTGRYLLRQGKHES
- a CDS encoding zinc ribbon domain-containing protein, encoding MLKMMSATPPFGSSCQSCAASILGAEDQGTNEHGRRVRKYCRRCYRDGRFVEPELTAEGMVLRVTTRLSLAGMIGMVVANEVAALISGLDRWQGDPSAARQA